A DNA window from Bubalus bubalis isolate 160015118507 breed Murrah chromosome 22, NDDB_SH_1, whole genome shotgun sequence contains the following coding sequences:
- the MBD1 gene encoding methyl-CpG-binding domain protein 1 isoform X22: MAEDWLDCPALGPGWKRREVFRKSGATCGRSDTYYQSPTGDRIRSKVELTRYLGPACDLTLFDFKQGVLCYPSPKAHSLAITSRKRKKPSKPAKARKCQVGPQKSEVRKEAPRDDTKADTDTVPASLPAPGCCENCGISFSGDGTRRQRLKTLCKDCRAQRIAFNREQRMFKRVGCGECTACQVKEDCGACSTCLLQLPHDVASGLFCKCERRRCLRIVERSRGCGVCRGCQTREDCGRCRVCLRPPRPGLRRQWKCVQRRCLRHLAHRLRRHHQRCQRRPPLAVAPPAGKHGRRRGGCDSKVVPRRRPPRAQSPPPPPPPQPPESPELHPRALAPSPPAEFIYYCVDEDELQPYTNRRQNRKCGTCAACLRRMDCGHCDFCCDKPKFGGSNQKRQKCRWRQCLQFAMKRLLPSVWAGPEDGASPPPAHPRRKRPGSTRRPHLGQTLKPPLATPAAQPDRAQTPVKEETGSGFVLPPPGTDLVFLREGASSPVQVPGPAPASTETRLQEAQCPGVSWVVALPQVKQEKADAQEDWTPGTAILTSPVLLPGCPSKAVDPGLPAVKQEPPDPEEDKDDSKADSTSDLPPEEEAGGAGTPVITEIFSLGGTRLRDTAVWLPRLRKLLAVNENEYFTELQLKEEAL; this comes from the exons ATGGCTGAGGACTGGCTGGActgcccagccctgggccctggctGGAAGCGCCGTGAGGTTTTTCGCAAGTCAGGTGCCACCTGTGGACGCTCAGACACCTACTACCAGAG CCCCACAGGAGACAGGATCCGAAGCAAAGTTGAGCTGACCCGATACCTGGGCCCTGCATGTGATCTCACCCTCTTTGACTTCAAACAAGGCGTCCTCTGCTATCCATCCCCCAAG GCCCACTCCTTGGCCATCACCAGCAGGAAGCGGAAGAAGCCTTCGAAGCCAGCCAAGGCTCGGAAGTGTCAGGTTGGACCTCAGAAGAGTGAAGTCAGGAAGGAGGCACCAAGGGATGACACCAAGGCTGACACTGACACAGTCCCAGCTTCACTTCCTGCCCCTGG GTGCTGTGAGAACTGTGGAATCAGCTTTTCAGGAGATGGTACCCGAAGGCAGCGGCTCAAGACTTTGTGCAAGGACTGCCGAG CACAGAGGATCGCTTTCAATCGGGAGCAGAGGATGTTTAAG CGTGTGGGCTGCGGGGAGTGCACGGCCTGCCAGGTAAAGGAAGACTGTGGGGCCTGCTCCACCTGCCTCCTGCAGTTGCCCCATGATGTGGCCTCGGGGCTCTTCTGCAAGTGTGAGCGAAGACGGTGCCTCCGCATTGTGGAAAGG AGCCGAGGGTGTGGAGTGTGCCGGGGCTGTCAGACCCGAGAGGACTGTGGCCGCTGTCGAGTCTGCCTTCGCCCTCCCCGCCCCGGGCTCCGGCGCCAGTGGAAGTGCGTCCAGCGGCGCTGCCTCCGG CACCTTGCTCACCGCCTCCGTCGCCACCATCAACGATGTCAACGACGCCCTCCCCTGGCTGTGGCTCCCCCTGCT GGTAAACACGGCCGCCGCAGGGGAGGCTGCGACTCCAAGGTGGTGCCCCGGCGGCGTCCACCCCGAGCCCAGTCACCGCCTCCACCTCCCCCACCGCAGCCTCCAGAGTCTCCGGAGCTG CACCCCAGAGCCCTGGCCCCCTCGCCACCTGCTGAATTCATCTATTACTGTGTAGACGAGGACGAGCTA CAGCCTTACACAAACCGTCGGCAGAACCGCAAGTGTGGGACCTGTGCAGCTTGCCTGCGGCGAATGGACTGTGGCCACTGCGACTTCTGCTGTGACAAGCCCAAGTTTGGGGGCAGCAACCAGAAGCGCCAGAAGTGTCGCTGGCGCCAGTGCCTGCAGTTTGCTATG AAGCGGTTGCTGCCAAGTGTCTGGGCAGGGCCCGAAGATGGGGCATCGCCGCCCCCAGCTCACCCTCGTCGAAAGAGGCCTGGCTCTACTCGAAGGCCCCATCTGGGTCAGACCCTGAAGCCTCCCTTGGCCACACCCGCAGCTCAACCAGACCGAGCCCAGACTccagtgaaggaggaaacaggcaGTGGCTTTGTGCTGCCCCCACCTGGCACTGACCTTGTGTTCTTACGGGAGGGTGCAAGCAGTCCCGTGCAGGTGCCTGGCCCAGCCCCGGCTTCCACAGAAACTCGGTTGCAG GAGGCCCAGTGCCCTGGCGTGAGTTGGGTTGTGGCCTTACCCCAGGTGAAGCAAGAGAAGGCGGATGCCCAGGAAGACTGGACACCTGGCACAGCCATCCTGACTTCTCCTGTATTGCTGCCTGGCTGCCCCAGCAAG GCAGTAGACCCAGGCCTGCCAGCAGTGAAGCAAGAGCCACCTGACCCTGAGGAGGACAAGGACGACAGCAAGGCTGACTCCACCTCTGACTTGCccccagaggaggaggcaggaggggctggCACGCCCGTG ATCACGGAGATTTTCAGCCTGGGTGGAACCCGCCTCCGGGACACAGCAGTCTGGTTGCCAAG gCTACGTAAACTCTTAGCAGTAaatgaaaatgagtattttaCCGAACTGCAATTGAAAGAAGAAGCATTATAG
- the MBD1 gene encoding methyl-CpG-binding domain protein 1 isoform X32, which yields MAEDWLDCPALGPGWKRREVFRKSGATCGRSDTYYQSPTGDRIRSKVELTRYLGPACDLTLFDFKQGVLCYPSPKAHSLAITSRKRKKPSKPAKARKCQVGPQKSEVRKEAPRDDTKADTDTVPASLPAPGCCENCGISFSGDGTRRQRLKTLCKDCRAQRIAFNREQRMFKRVGCGECTACQVKEDCGACSTCLLQLPHDVASGLFCKCERRRCLRIVERSRGCGVCRGCQTREDCGRCRVCLRPPRPGLRRQWKCVQRRCLRGKHGRRRGGCDSKVVPRRRPPRAQSPPPPPPPQPPESPELHPRALAPSPPAEFIYYCVDEDELPYTNRRQNRKCGTCAACLRRMDCGHCDFCCDKPKFGGSNQKRQKCRWRQCLQFAMKRLLPSVWAGPEDGASPPPAHPRRKRPGSTRRPHLGQTLKPPLATPAAQPDRAQTPVKEETGSGFVLPPPGTDLVFLREGASSPVQVPGPAPASTETRLQVKQEKADAQEDWTPGTAILTSPVLLPGCPSKAVDPGLPAVKQEPPDPEEDKDDSKADSTSDLPPEEEAGGAGTPVITEIFSLGGTRLRDTAVWLPRSKDLKKPGGRKQ from the exons ATGGCTGAGGACTGGCTGGActgcccagccctgggccctggctGGAAGCGCCGTGAGGTTTTTCGCAAGTCAGGTGCCACCTGTGGACGCTCAGACACCTACTACCAGAG CCCCACAGGAGACAGGATCCGAAGCAAAGTTGAGCTGACCCGATACCTGGGCCCTGCATGTGATCTCACCCTCTTTGACTTCAAACAAGGCGTCCTCTGCTATCCATCCCCCAAG GCCCACTCCTTGGCCATCACCAGCAGGAAGCGGAAGAAGCCTTCGAAGCCAGCCAAGGCTCGGAAGTGTCAGGTTGGACCTCAGAAGAGTGAAGTCAGGAAGGAGGCACCAAGGGATGACACCAAGGCTGACACTGACACAGTCCCAGCTTCACTTCCTGCCCCTGG GTGCTGTGAGAACTGTGGAATCAGCTTTTCAGGAGATGGTACCCGAAGGCAGCGGCTCAAGACTTTGTGCAAGGACTGCCGAG CACAGAGGATCGCTTTCAATCGGGAGCAGAGGATGTTTAAG CGTGTGGGCTGCGGGGAGTGCACGGCCTGCCAGGTAAAGGAAGACTGTGGGGCCTGCTCCACCTGCCTCCTGCAGTTGCCCCATGATGTGGCCTCGGGGCTCTTCTGCAAGTGTGAGCGAAGACGGTGCCTCCGCATTGTGGAAAGG AGCCGAGGGTGTGGAGTGTGCCGGGGCTGTCAGACCCGAGAGGACTGTGGCCGCTGTCGAGTCTGCCTTCGCCCTCCCCGCCCCGGGCTCCGGCGCCAGTGGAAGTGCGTCCAGCGGCGCTGCCTCCGG GGTAAACACGGCCGCCGCAGGGGAGGCTGCGACTCCAAGGTGGTGCCCCGGCGGCGTCCACCCCGAGCCCAGTCACCGCCTCCACCTCCCCCACCGCAGCCTCCAGAGTCTCCGGAGCTG CACCCCAGAGCCCTGGCCCCCTCGCCACCTGCTGAATTCATCTATTACTGTGTAGACGAGGACGAGCTA CCTTACACAAACCGTCGGCAGAACCGCAAGTGTGGGACCTGTGCAGCTTGCCTGCGGCGAATGGACTGTGGCCACTGCGACTTCTGCTGTGACAAGCCCAAGTTTGGGGGCAGCAACCAGAAGCGCCAGAAGTGTCGCTGGCGCCAGTGCCTGCAGTTTGCTATG AAGCGGTTGCTGCCAAGTGTCTGGGCAGGGCCCGAAGATGGGGCATCGCCGCCCCCAGCTCACCCTCGTCGAAAGAGGCCTGGCTCTACTCGAAGGCCCCATCTGGGTCAGACCCTGAAGCCTCCCTTGGCCACACCCGCAGCTCAACCAGACCGAGCCCAGACTccagtgaaggaggaaacaggcaGTGGCTTTGTGCTGCCCCCACCTGGCACTGACCTTGTGTTCTTACGGGAGGGTGCAAGCAGTCCCGTGCAGGTGCCTGGCCCAGCCCCGGCTTCCACAGAAACTCGGTTGCAG GTGAAGCAAGAGAAGGCGGATGCCCAGGAAGACTGGACACCTGGCACAGCCATCCTGACTTCTCCTGTATTGCTGCCTGGCTGCCCCAGCAAG GCAGTAGACCCAGGCCTGCCAGCAGTGAAGCAAGAGCCACCTGACCCTGAGGAGGACAAGGACGACAGCAAGGCTGACTCCACCTCTGACTTGCccccagaggaggaggcaggaggggctggCACGCCCGTG ATCACGGAGATTTTCAGCCTGGGTGGAACCCGCCTCCGGGACACAGCAGTCTGGTTGCCAAG GTCCAAGGACCTTAAAAAACCTGGAGGTAGAAAGCAGTAG
- the MBD1 gene encoding methyl-CpG-binding domain protein 1 isoform X18, with protein MAEDWLDCPALGPGWKRREVFRKSGATCGRSDTYYQSPTGDRIRSKVELTRYLGPACDLTLFDFKQGVLCYPSPKAHSLAITSRKRKKPSKPAKARKCQVGPQKSEVRKEAPRDDTKADTDTVPASLPAPGCCENCGISFSGDGTRRQRLKTLCKDCRAQRIAFNREQRMFKRVGCGECTACQVKEDCGACSTCLLQLPHDVASGLFCKCERRRCLRIVERSRGCGVCRGCQTREDCGRCRVCLRPPRPGLRRQWKCVQRRCLRHLAHRLRRHHQRCQRRPPLAVAPPAGKHGRRRGGCDSKVVPRRRPPRAQSPPPPPPPQPPESPELHPRALAPSPPAEFIYYCVDEDELQPYTNRRQNRKCGTCAACLRRMDCGHCDFCCDKPKFGGSNQKRQKCRWRQCLQFAMKRLLPSVWAGPEDGASPPPAHPRRKRPGSTRRPHLGQTLKPPLATPAAQPDRAQTPVKEETGSGFVLPPPGTDLVFLREGASSPVQVPGPAPASTETRLQVKQEKADAQEDWTPGTAILTSPVLLPGCPSKAVDPGLPAVKQEPPDPEEDKDDSKADSTSDLPPEEEAGGAGTPVITEIFSLGGTRLRDTAVWLPSLQGRQSGREDGCKMWETEDTLAPTSTSWKPRGWPGSHVSLSPPPTSLTWVSCRRSWCPSSQS; from the exons ATGGCTGAGGACTGGCTGGActgcccagccctgggccctggctGGAAGCGCCGTGAGGTTTTTCGCAAGTCAGGTGCCACCTGTGGACGCTCAGACACCTACTACCAGAG CCCCACAGGAGACAGGATCCGAAGCAAAGTTGAGCTGACCCGATACCTGGGCCCTGCATGTGATCTCACCCTCTTTGACTTCAAACAAGGCGTCCTCTGCTATCCATCCCCCAAG GCCCACTCCTTGGCCATCACCAGCAGGAAGCGGAAGAAGCCTTCGAAGCCAGCCAAGGCTCGGAAGTGTCAGGTTGGACCTCAGAAGAGTGAAGTCAGGAAGGAGGCACCAAGGGATGACACCAAGGCTGACACTGACACAGTCCCAGCTTCACTTCCTGCCCCTGG GTGCTGTGAGAACTGTGGAATCAGCTTTTCAGGAGATGGTACCCGAAGGCAGCGGCTCAAGACTTTGTGCAAGGACTGCCGAG CACAGAGGATCGCTTTCAATCGGGAGCAGAGGATGTTTAAG CGTGTGGGCTGCGGGGAGTGCACGGCCTGCCAGGTAAAGGAAGACTGTGGGGCCTGCTCCACCTGCCTCCTGCAGTTGCCCCATGATGTGGCCTCGGGGCTCTTCTGCAAGTGTGAGCGAAGACGGTGCCTCCGCATTGTGGAAAGG AGCCGAGGGTGTGGAGTGTGCCGGGGCTGTCAGACCCGAGAGGACTGTGGCCGCTGTCGAGTCTGCCTTCGCCCTCCCCGCCCCGGGCTCCGGCGCCAGTGGAAGTGCGTCCAGCGGCGCTGCCTCCGG CACCTTGCTCACCGCCTCCGTCGCCACCATCAACGATGTCAACGACGCCCTCCCCTGGCTGTGGCTCCCCCTGCT GGTAAACACGGCCGCCGCAGGGGAGGCTGCGACTCCAAGGTGGTGCCCCGGCGGCGTCCACCCCGAGCCCAGTCACCGCCTCCACCTCCCCCACCGCAGCCTCCAGAGTCTCCGGAGCTG CACCCCAGAGCCCTGGCCCCCTCGCCACCTGCTGAATTCATCTATTACTGTGTAGACGAGGACGAGCTA CAGCCTTACACAAACCGTCGGCAGAACCGCAAGTGTGGGACCTGTGCAGCTTGCCTGCGGCGAATGGACTGTGGCCACTGCGACTTCTGCTGTGACAAGCCCAAGTTTGGGGGCAGCAACCAGAAGCGCCAGAAGTGTCGCTGGCGCCAGTGCCTGCAGTTTGCTATG AAGCGGTTGCTGCCAAGTGTCTGGGCAGGGCCCGAAGATGGGGCATCGCCGCCCCCAGCTCACCCTCGTCGAAAGAGGCCTGGCTCTACTCGAAGGCCCCATCTGGGTCAGACCCTGAAGCCTCCCTTGGCCACACCCGCAGCTCAACCAGACCGAGCCCAGACTccagtgaaggaggaaacaggcaGTGGCTTTGTGCTGCCCCCACCTGGCACTGACCTTGTGTTCTTACGGGAGGGTGCAAGCAGTCCCGTGCAGGTGCCTGGCCCAGCCCCGGCTTCCACAGAAACTCGGTTGCAG GTGAAGCAAGAGAAGGCGGATGCCCAGGAAGACTGGACACCTGGCACAGCCATCCTGACTTCTCCTGTATTGCTGCCTGGCTGCCCCAGCAAG GCAGTAGACCCAGGCCTGCCAGCAGTGAAGCAAGAGCCACCTGACCCTGAGGAGGACAAGGACGACAGCAAGGCTGACTCCACCTCTGACTTGCccccagaggaggaggcaggaggggctggCACGCCCGTG ATCACGGAGATTTTCAGCCTGGGTGGAACCCGCCTCCGGGACACAGCAGTCTGGTTGCCAAG TCTGCAGGGCAGGCAATCAGGAAGGGAAGATGGATGTAAAATGTGGGAGACGGAGGACACACTGGCGCCCACGAGCACGAGCTGGAAACCACGAGGATGGCCTGGAAGCCACGTCAGCCTCTCACCACCTCCAACTTCGTTGACGTGGGTGTCCTGCAGAAGAAGCTGGTGCCCTTCATCACAGAGTTAA
- the MBD1 gene encoding methyl-CpG-binding domain protein 1 isoform X34: MAEDWLDCPALGPGWKRREVFRKSGATCGRSDTYYQSPTGDRIRSKVELTRYLGPACDLTLFDFKQGVLCYPSPKAHSLAITSRKRKKPSKPAKARKCQVGPQKSEVRKEAPRDDTKADTDTVPASLPAPGCCENCGISFSGDGTRRQRLKTLCKDCRAQRIAFNREQRMFKRVGCGECTACQVKEDCGACSTCLLQLPHDVASGLFCKCERRRCLRIVERSRGCGVCRGCQTREDCGRCRVCLRPPRPGLRRQWKCVQRRCLRHLAHRLRRHHQRCQRRPPLAVAPPAGKHGRRRGGCDSKVVPRRRPPRAQSPPPPPPPQPPESPELHPRALAPSPPAEFIYYCVDEDELQPYTNRRQNRKCGTCAACLRRMDCGHCDFCCDKPKFGGSNQKRQKCRWRQCLQFAMKRLLPSVWAGPEDGASPPPAHPRRKRPGSTRRPHLGQTLKPPLATPAAQPDRAQTPVKEETGSGFVLPPPGTDLVFLREGASSPVQVPGPAPASTETRLQAVDPGLPAVKQEPPDPEEDKDDSKADSTSDLPPEEEAGGAGTPVITEIFSLGGTRLRDTAVWLPRSKDLKKPGGRKQ; the protein is encoded by the exons ATGGCTGAGGACTGGCTGGActgcccagccctgggccctggctGGAAGCGCCGTGAGGTTTTTCGCAAGTCAGGTGCCACCTGTGGACGCTCAGACACCTACTACCAGAG CCCCACAGGAGACAGGATCCGAAGCAAAGTTGAGCTGACCCGATACCTGGGCCCTGCATGTGATCTCACCCTCTTTGACTTCAAACAAGGCGTCCTCTGCTATCCATCCCCCAAG GCCCACTCCTTGGCCATCACCAGCAGGAAGCGGAAGAAGCCTTCGAAGCCAGCCAAGGCTCGGAAGTGTCAGGTTGGACCTCAGAAGAGTGAAGTCAGGAAGGAGGCACCAAGGGATGACACCAAGGCTGACACTGACACAGTCCCAGCTTCACTTCCTGCCCCTGG GTGCTGTGAGAACTGTGGAATCAGCTTTTCAGGAGATGGTACCCGAAGGCAGCGGCTCAAGACTTTGTGCAAGGACTGCCGAG CACAGAGGATCGCTTTCAATCGGGAGCAGAGGATGTTTAAG CGTGTGGGCTGCGGGGAGTGCACGGCCTGCCAGGTAAAGGAAGACTGTGGGGCCTGCTCCACCTGCCTCCTGCAGTTGCCCCATGATGTGGCCTCGGGGCTCTTCTGCAAGTGTGAGCGAAGACGGTGCCTCCGCATTGTGGAAAGG AGCCGAGGGTGTGGAGTGTGCCGGGGCTGTCAGACCCGAGAGGACTGTGGCCGCTGTCGAGTCTGCCTTCGCCCTCCCCGCCCCGGGCTCCGGCGCCAGTGGAAGTGCGTCCAGCGGCGCTGCCTCCGG CACCTTGCTCACCGCCTCCGTCGCCACCATCAACGATGTCAACGACGCCCTCCCCTGGCTGTGGCTCCCCCTGCT GGTAAACACGGCCGCCGCAGGGGAGGCTGCGACTCCAAGGTGGTGCCCCGGCGGCGTCCACCCCGAGCCCAGTCACCGCCTCCACCTCCCCCACCGCAGCCTCCAGAGTCTCCGGAGCTG CACCCCAGAGCCCTGGCCCCCTCGCCACCTGCTGAATTCATCTATTACTGTGTAGACGAGGACGAGCTA CAGCCTTACACAAACCGTCGGCAGAACCGCAAGTGTGGGACCTGTGCAGCTTGCCTGCGGCGAATGGACTGTGGCCACTGCGACTTCTGCTGTGACAAGCCCAAGTTTGGGGGCAGCAACCAGAAGCGCCAGAAGTGTCGCTGGCGCCAGTGCCTGCAGTTTGCTATG AAGCGGTTGCTGCCAAGTGTCTGGGCAGGGCCCGAAGATGGGGCATCGCCGCCCCCAGCTCACCCTCGTCGAAAGAGGCCTGGCTCTACTCGAAGGCCCCATCTGGGTCAGACCCTGAAGCCTCCCTTGGCCACACCCGCAGCTCAACCAGACCGAGCCCAGACTccagtgaaggaggaaacaggcaGTGGCTTTGTGCTGCCCCCACCTGGCACTGACCTTGTGTTCTTACGGGAGGGTGCAAGCAGTCCCGTGCAGGTGCCTGGCCCAGCCCCGGCTTCCACAGAAACTCGGTTGCAG GCAGTAGACCCAGGCCTGCCAGCAGTGAAGCAAGAGCCACCTGACCCTGAGGAGGACAAGGACGACAGCAAGGCTGACTCCACCTCTGACTTGCccccagaggaggaggcaggaggggctggCACGCCCGTG ATCACGGAGATTTTCAGCCTGGGTGGAACCCGCCTCCGGGACACAGCAGTCTGGTTGCCAAG GTCCAAGGACCTTAAAAAACCTGGAGGTAGAAAGCAGTAG
- the MBD1 gene encoding methyl-CpG-binding domain protein 1 isoform X36, protein MAEDWLDCPALGPGWKRREVFRKSGATCGRSDTYYQSPTGDRIRSKVELTRYLGPACDLTLFDFKQGVLCYPSPKAHSLAITSRKRKKPSKPAKARKCQVGPQKSEVRKEAPRDDTKADTDTVPASLPAPGCCENCGISFSGDGTRRQRLKTLCKDCRAQRIAFNREQRMFKRVGCGECTACQVKEDCGACSTCLLQLPHDVASGLFCKCERRRCLRIVERSRGCGVCRGCQTREDCGRCRVCLRPPRPGLRRQWKCVQRRCLRGKHGRRRGGCDSKVVPRRRPPRAQSPPPPPPPQPPESPELQPYTNRRQNRKCGTCAACLRRMDCGHCDFCCDKPKFGGSNQKRQKCRWRQCLQFAMKRLLPSVWAGPEDGASPPPAHPRRKRPGSTRRPHLGQTLKPPLATPAAQPDRAQTPVKEETGSGFVLPPPGTDLVFLREGASSPVQVPGPAPASTETRLQAVDPGLPAVKQEPPDPEEDKDDSKADSTSDLPPEEEAGGAGTPVITEIFSLGGTRLRDTAVWLPRSKDLKKPGGRKQ, encoded by the exons ATGGCTGAGGACTGGCTGGActgcccagccctgggccctggctGGAAGCGCCGTGAGGTTTTTCGCAAGTCAGGTGCCACCTGTGGACGCTCAGACACCTACTACCAGAG CCCCACAGGAGACAGGATCCGAAGCAAAGTTGAGCTGACCCGATACCTGGGCCCTGCATGTGATCTCACCCTCTTTGACTTCAAACAAGGCGTCCTCTGCTATCCATCCCCCAAG GCCCACTCCTTGGCCATCACCAGCAGGAAGCGGAAGAAGCCTTCGAAGCCAGCCAAGGCTCGGAAGTGTCAGGTTGGACCTCAGAAGAGTGAAGTCAGGAAGGAGGCACCAAGGGATGACACCAAGGCTGACACTGACACAGTCCCAGCTTCACTTCCTGCCCCTGG GTGCTGTGAGAACTGTGGAATCAGCTTTTCAGGAGATGGTACCCGAAGGCAGCGGCTCAAGACTTTGTGCAAGGACTGCCGAG CACAGAGGATCGCTTTCAATCGGGAGCAGAGGATGTTTAAG CGTGTGGGCTGCGGGGAGTGCACGGCCTGCCAGGTAAAGGAAGACTGTGGGGCCTGCTCCACCTGCCTCCTGCAGTTGCCCCATGATGTGGCCTCGGGGCTCTTCTGCAAGTGTGAGCGAAGACGGTGCCTCCGCATTGTGGAAAGG AGCCGAGGGTGTGGAGTGTGCCGGGGCTGTCAGACCCGAGAGGACTGTGGCCGCTGTCGAGTCTGCCTTCGCCCTCCCCGCCCCGGGCTCCGGCGCCAGTGGAAGTGCGTCCAGCGGCGCTGCCTCCGG GGTAAACACGGCCGCCGCAGGGGAGGCTGCGACTCCAAGGTGGTGCCCCGGCGGCGTCCACCCCGAGCCCAGTCACCGCCTCCACCTCCCCCACCGCAGCCTCCAGAGTCTCCGGAGCTG CAGCCTTACACAAACCGTCGGCAGAACCGCAAGTGTGGGACCTGTGCAGCTTGCCTGCGGCGAATGGACTGTGGCCACTGCGACTTCTGCTGTGACAAGCCCAAGTTTGGGGGCAGCAACCAGAAGCGCCAGAAGTGTCGCTGGCGCCAGTGCCTGCAGTTTGCTATG AAGCGGTTGCTGCCAAGTGTCTGGGCAGGGCCCGAAGATGGGGCATCGCCGCCCCCAGCTCACCCTCGTCGAAAGAGGCCTGGCTCTACTCGAAGGCCCCATCTGGGTCAGACCCTGAAGCCTCCCTTGGCCACACCCGCAGCTCAACCAGACCGAGCCCAGACTccagtgaaggaggaaacaggcaGTGGCTTTGTGCTGCCCCCACCTGGCACTGACCTTGTGTTCTTACGGGAGGGTGCAAGCAGTCCCGTGCAGGTGCCTGGCCCAGCCCCGGCTTCCACAGAAACTCGGTTGCAG GCAGTAGACCCAGGCCTGCCAGCAGTGAAGCAAGAGCCACCTGACCCTGAGGAGGACAAGGACGACAGCAAGGCTGACTCCACCTCTGACTTGCccccagaggaggaggcaggaggggctggCACGCCCGTG ATCACGGAGATTTTCAGCCTGGGTGGAACCCGCCTCCGGGACACAGCAGTCTGGTTGCCAAG GTCCAAGGACCTTAAAAAACCTGGAGGTAGAAAGCAGTAG